The following proteins are encoded in a genomic region of Spirosoma sp. SC4-14:
- the nagA gene encoding N-acetylglucosamine-6-phosphate deacetylase: protein MRYKLTNGTILTPFRAIPNGTLVFENGTILGLHERAVDVPDAVEIDATGQFVAPGFIDIHVHGGGGSDFMDGTQDAFLRIAELHARYGTTSLVPTTLTAELDDLLQTLDAFEAANRVNAKGATLLGMHLEGPYFALSQRGAQDPRYIRHPDPAEYERILSYSSSIVRWSAAPELDGAIAFGQRLRQKGILAAIAHTDALYDDVLTAYENGYSLATHLYSGMSGVTRRNAFRYAGTIESALLLDMDVELIGDGIHLPAPLLKLVYKIKGPDRIALITDAMRAAGMPEGESMLGSLKNGLAVIVEDGVAKLPDRTAFAGSVATTNQLVRNMVKLADVSLPDAVRMASTTPARIMGVDTRKGSLVTGKDADIVLFDQDFRVNATFVRGKLVYANSILVNGQ, encoded by the coding sequence ATGCGCTATAAACTAACCAACGGAACCATTCTTACACCCTTCCGGGCAATTCCGAACGGCACCCTCGTTTTTGAAAATGGCACCATTCTGGGCCTTCACGAACGAGCAGTCGATGTGCCCGATGCCGTTGAAATCGATGCCACTGGGCAGTTTGTGGCACCCGGCTTTATCGATATTCACGTGCATGGCGGAGGTGGTTCCGACTTCATGGATGGTACCCAAGACGCTTTTCTGCGTATTGCCGAGCTGCACGCCCGCTACGGAACCACATCGCTGGTTCCGACTACGCTCACGGCCGAACTGGATGATCTGTTACAAACACTGGATGCTTTTGAAGCTGCCAACCGGGTCAACGCCAAAGGAGCTACTCTGCTGGGTATGCACCTCGAAGGGCCTTATTTCGCCCTCAGCCAACGCGGAGCGCAGGACCCGCGATACATCCGACATCCAGACCCGGCCGAATATGAGCGAATTCTCAGTTATTCATCTTCTATTGTACGCTGGAGTGCCGCTCCCGAGCTGGATGGTGCCATTGCTTTCGGGCAACGACTAAGACAGAAAGGCATACTAGCGGCTATTGCCCATACCGACGCCCTGTACGACGATGTGCTGACGGCCTACGAAAATGGCTATTCGCTGGCTACGCATCTATACTCGGGCATGTCGGGCGTTACACGTCGGAATGCCTTCCGGTATGCGGGTACGATCGAGAGTGCGCTGTTGCTGGATATGGATGTTGAACTCATTGGCGATGGTATTCACCTGCCCGCTCCGTTGCTCAAACTTGTCTACAAAATAAAAGGCCCCGACCGCATTGCGCTGATTACCGACGCCATGCGGGCCGCTGGCATGCCTGAAGGCGAAAGTATGCTCGGATCACTTAAAAACGGACTGGCAGTTATTGTTGAAGACGGTGTTGCTAAGCTCCCCGACCGAACGGCGTTTGCGGGCAGCGTTGCCACCACGAACCAGCTCGTCAGAAACATGGTAAAACTAGCCGATGTATCGTTGCCCGATGCTGTTCGGATGGCCAGCACCACACCCGCCCGCATTATGGGTGTAGACACTCGAAAAGGCTCGTTGGTTACCGGTAAAGATGCTGATATTGTCCTGTTCGATCAGGACTTTAGGGTCAATGCCACCTTTGTTCGGGGAAAACTCGTCTATGCAAATTCAATACTCGTCAATGGTCAATAG
- a CDS encoding glucosamine-6-phosphate deaminase, with protein MTTQDSLLRSFSVDHLMVNLYENRRALGGNAAIQAAEAIRTLLAKQPTVNIVFAAAPSQNEFLDALALQPDIDWNRINAFHMDEYVGLSDDAPQRFGNYLNHQLFSKVPLRAIYYIDGNNDPAAECARYDALLNEFPTDIVCMGIGENCHIAFNDPHVADFNDPVLIKKIDLDLTSRMQQVHDGCFATLDQVPEYALTLTIPALVKAPTVFCMVPAAHKAEAILHTLTDRVSEQYPSTILRQHANAQLFIDQDSAQRWIEESSQP; from the coding sequence ATGACTACTCAAGATTCGTTACTTCGCTCGTTCAGCGTCGATCACCTGATGGTAAACCTATACGAAAACCGACGGGCGCTAGGCGGGAACGCGGCCATACAAGCTGCTGAAGCGATACGTACTTTACTGGCCAAACAGCCAACGGTCAATATCGTTTTTGCCGCAGCACCGTCGCAGAATGAGTTTCTGGATGCTCTGGCCCTTCAGCCAGACATTGACTGGAATCGTATCAATGCCTTTCATATGGACGAATACGTTGGTCTGTCCGACGATGCGCCCCAGCGATTTGGCAATTACCTGAACCATCAATTGTTCAGCAAAGTACCGCTACGGGCTATTTATTACATCGATGGGAATAACGATCCGGCAGCAGAATGTGCCCGCTACGACGCTCTGCTGAACGAGTTTCCTACTGATATTGTGTGCATGGGCATCGGCGAAAACTGCCATATTGCGTTCAACGACCCGCACGTGGCCGATTTCAATGACCCGGTACTGATCAAAAAAATCGATCTGGACTTAACCAGCCGCATGCAACAGGTTCACGACGGCTGTTTTGCTACCCTGGATCAGGTCCCCGAATATGCGCTGACGCTCACCATTCCGGCATTGGTAAAAGCACCCACCGTATTTTGCATGGTTCCTGCCGCACACAAAGCAGAGGCCATTCTACACACCCTGACCGATCGGGTTTCAGAACAGTATCCATCAACCATTTTGCGGCAACATGCCAACGCCCAGTTGTTTATCGACCAGGATAGTGCCCAAAGATGGATCGAAGAAAGTAGCCAACCGTAG